A genomic window from Candidatus Kouleothrix ribensis includes:
- a CDS encoding extracellular solute-binding protein, whose translation MLVYYAGGDDVIKKLDNLEPNAWSDPAIKRATEDLYQLWDKGYILPGTAGLTHTESQTEWLKGKAVFIPCGNWLENEMKTVTPADFNMTVANIPGYADGKGDQNAVNANGGETYIVPAKAKNTAGGMEYLRALLSKDSAKYFAENVRAIMPVTGGTEGAKLSEGMKAGVALAGASKGVVINMNFQNWYSALNKEIEQRTGELMTGVIKPDEFISNMQKAADAVAADPDVKKFTR comes from the coding sequence ATGCTGGTGTACTATGCCGGCGGCGACGACGTGATCAAGAAGCTCGACAACCTCGAGCCGAACGCCTGGAGCGACCCGGCGATCAAGCGCGCCACCGAGGATCTGTACCAGCTGTGGGACAAAGGCTACATCCTGCCTGGCACGGCCGGCCTGACCCACACCGAGTCGCAGACTGAGTGGCTGAAGGGCAAGGCCGTATTCATCCCGTGCGGCAACTGGCTCGAGAACGAGATGAAGACCGTGACCCCGGCCGACTTCAACATGACCGTGGCGAACATCCCCGGCTACGCCGACGGCAAGGGCGACCAGAACGCCGTGAACGCCAACGGCGGCGAGACCTACATCGTGCCGGCCAAGGCTAAGAACACCGCCGGCGGCATGGAATACCTGCGCGCGCTGCTCTCGAAAGACTCGGCTAAATACTTCGCCGAGAACGTACGCGCGATCATGCCGGTGACCGGCGGCACCGAGGGCGCCAAGCTTTCCGAGGGCATGAAGGCCGGCGTAGCGCTGGCAGGCGCCTCGAAGGGCGTGGTGATCAATATGAACTTCCAGAACTGGTACAGCGCGCTCAACAAAGAGATCGAGCAGCGCACCGGCGAGCTGATGACCGGCGTAATCAAGCCCGACGAGTTCATCAGCAACATGCAGAAGGCTGCCGATGCCGTCGCGGCCGATCCGGATGTCAAGAAGTTCACGCGCTAG
- a CDS encoding CBS domain-containing protein encodes MPARTVPIARIAGFSIRCHWSWLAMLVLVTFLLHGLYLPAAGEPGAWVLALVAALLLCASVALHELGHALVARSYGLAVGCITLFALGGATEIGDGPPNPVRDLLVAVAGPIVNLALALLGALAWWLLPMPALALVALHLALTNLVMAAFNLLPGYPLDGGRVLWAIMSYLTDDELGAARVASRTGRVCGWGLTLAGLLYCLAVGDVLNGVWIALIGYFLTRNATLGYRRFVMQRLLSNVRVSDVMQRVFRAVEPELPLDQFVGRYVLGQIDQGFPVLLRADADAPQPLLGMMTVRDLRRFQFNEWARTHVGEAMTPLHQLRALAPETPAGEAFRTLLESGEEQLPVIDGALLLGVLRRRDLLGYIDRKRQARR; translated from the coding sequence ATGCCCGCACGCACCGTTCCGATCGCCAGAATCGCCGGCTTCTCGATCCGTTGTCACTGGAGTTGGCTGGCCATGCTGGTGCTGGTGACGTTTCTGCTGCACGGGCTGTACCTGCCGGCTGCCGGCGAGCCGGGCGCCTGGGTGCTGGCGCTGGTGGCCGCGCTGCTGCTGTGCGCGTCGGTGGCGCTGCACGAGCTTGGCCATGCGCTGGTGGCGCGAAGCTATGGCCTGGCCGTGGGCTGCATCACGCTATTTGCGCTTGGCGGCGCCACCGAGATTGGCGATGGCCCGCCCAACCCAGTGCGCGATCTGCTGGTTGCCGTGGCCGGGCCGATCGTCAACCTGGCGCTGGCGCTGCTTGGCGCGCTGGCCTGGTGGTTGCTGCCGATGCCGGCGCTGGCGCTGGTGGCCCTGCACCTGGCGCTTACCAACCTGGTGATGGCTGCCTTCAACCTGCTGCCGGGCTACCCGCTCGATGGCGGCCGGGTGTTGTGGGCAATCATGAGCTACCTCACCGACGACGAGCTGGGCGCGGCGCGGGTGGCATCGCGCACGGGCCGCGTGTGCGGCTGGGGCCTGACGCTGGCCGGGCTGCTGTACTGCCTGGCCGTGGGCGATGTGCTGAATGGCGTGTGGATCGCGCTGATCGGCTACTTCCTCACACGTAACGCCACGCTGGGCTACCGCCGCTTCGTGATGCAGCGGCTGCTCAGCAATGTGCGCGTGTCCGACGTGATGCAACGGGTGTTTCGCGCGGTCGAACCCGAGCTGCCGCTCGACCAGTTTGTCGGCCGCTATGTGCTGGGCCAGATCGACCAGGGCTTCCCGGTGCTGCTGCGCGCCGATGCCGATGCGCCACAGCCGCTGCTGGGCATGATGACGGTGCGCGACCTGCGGCGCTTCCAGTTCAACGAGTGGGCGCGTACCCATGTCGGCGAGGCCATGACCCCGCTACACCAGCTGCGCGCGCTGGCGCCCGAGACGCCGGCCGGCGAGGCCTTTCGCACCCTGCTCGAGAGCGGCGAAGAGCAGCTGCCGGTGATCGATGGCGCGCTGCTGCTGGGCGTGCTGCGCCGGCGCGATCTGCTTGGCTACATCGACCGGAAGCGCCAGGCCCGGCGCTAA
- a CDS encoding MBL fold metallo-hydrolase has protein sequence MSLEPVIRYETERGVRIYRISAQVFPMLVANIYVVIAGAYVALIDTGSGLGQSDDHVRAGFAQIRDEWGEPVGWADIKRIVITHAHVDHYGGLAAIRARTDAPVAVHELDRRVLINHEERLALTSRALSDFLWRAGVSESSHTSLMGMYGWSKGLFHSIEVASVLHDGDLIDNLMLVHHTPGHCPGQVCLQIDEVLLSADHVLPHTSPHLAPESITRSTGLGHYFEALRKIAAVPDIRLALGGHEGPIHDLYDRIIQIERSHQRKLDRLLDACATPRTINELSKAIYSDVTSYNILLAIEEIGAHIEYLDQHGHLAIANLDEVAADDRAAPRYRRI, from the coding sequence GTGTCGCTAGAACCTGTAATACGCTACGAGACCGAGCGTGGCGTGCGGATTTACCGCATATCGGCGCAGGTTTTCCCGATGCTCGTGGCGAATATCTACGTCGTGATCGCCGGCGCGTATGTCGCGCTGATCGATACCGGCAGCGGCCTCGGCCAGTCCGACGACCATGTGCGCGCCGGGTTTGCGCAGATCCGCGACGAGTGGGGCGAGCCGGTTGGCTGGGCCGATATCAAGCGCATCGTGATAACCCACGCCCATGTCGATCATTATGGCGGCCTGGCGGCCATCCGCGCGCGCACCGATGCGCCGGTCGCCGTTCACGAGCTCGATCGGCGCGTGCTGATCAATCACGAGGAGCGGCTGGCGCTTACTAGCCGCGCATTGTCCGACTTTCTGTGGCGCGCGGGTGTGTCGGAATCGAGCCACACCAGCTTGATGGGCATGTATGGCTGGAGCAAGGGGTTGTTTCACTCGATCGAGGTGGCCAGCGTGCTGCACGACGGCGACCTGATCGATAACCTGATGCTGGTGCATCATACCCCCGGCCATTGCCCTGGCCAGGTCTGCTTGCAGATCGACGAGGTACTGCTGAGCGCCGACCACGTGCTGCCGCACACATCGCCGCACCTGGCGCCCGAGAGTATCACGCGCTCGACCGGGCTGGGCCACTATTTCGAGGCGCTGCGCAAGATCGCGGCGGTGCCGGATATTCGCCTGGCACTGGGCGGCCACGAAGGCCCCATCCACGATCTCTATGATCGGATCATCCAGATCGAGCGCTCGCACCAGCGCAAGCTCGATCGCCTGCTCGATGCCTGCGCCACGCCGCGGACGATCAACGAGCTGTCGAAGGCGATCTATAGCGATGTGACCAGCTACAATATTCTGCTGGCGATCGAGGAGATCGGCGCGCATATCGAGTATCTCGATCAGCACGGCCACCTGGCAATCGCTAACCTCGACGAGGTCGCGGCCGACGATCGCGCCGCGCCGCGCTACCGCCGAATTTAG
- a CDS encoding site-specific DNA-methyltransferase — protein sequence MHDLLPRVVFDDQALDIAPELLTLDRARLLDMLHCLAALRTLPELRRRTAELRAQLGGPAGALQGAEGSGDTVTCTRDYLEAELDQIAAAYTLDRAAYYISRLIKGITEVRTGAINDINLNRWKEYEDIYTDSLWLVNRRDGSGAHTADYWGNFIPQIPNQMMRRYTRPGDWVIDPFAGSGTTLIEARRLGRNCLGLELQPSVAARARALIDSEPNRHAVAAEIATADCLAADYPALLRQYGRESAQLVIVHPPYFDIIKFSDDPRDLSNAASIAAFLAMFGTLIDRVAPVLDAGRYLALVIGDKYAGGEWIPLGFQAMNEVLKRDFTLKSIVVKNFEQTAGKRNQQELWKYRALVGGFYVFKHEYIFVFRKR from the coding sequence ATGCACGACCTGCTCCCCAGGGTGGTGTTCGACGACCAGGCGCTTGACATTGCGCCTGAGCTGCTCACGCTCGACCGCGCCCGGCTGCTCGACATGCTGCACTGCCTCGCGGCGCTGCGCACGCTGCCCGAGCTGCGCCGGCGCACCGCCGAGCTACGCGCCCAACTTGGCGGCCCGGCCGGCGCCCTGCAAGGCGCCGAGGGTTCCGGCGACACAGTCACCTGCACGCGCGACTACCTCGAAGCCGAGCTCGACCAGATCGCGGCGGCCTACACGCTCGATCGTGCGGCCTACTACATCAGCCGCCTGATCAAGGGTATCACCGAGGTGCGCACCGGCGCGATCAACGATATCAACCTCAATCGCTGGAAAGAGTACGAGGATATCTACACCGACAGCCTGTGGCTGGTCAACCGGCGCGACGGCTCGGGCGCCCACACTGCCGACTACTGGGGCAACTTCATCCCGCAGATCCCGAACCAGATGATGCGGCGCTACACCCGCCCCGGCGACTGGGTGATCGACCCGTTCGCCGGCTCGGGCACGACGCTGATCGAGGCGCGCCGGCTGGGCCGCAACTGCCTGGGCCTCGAGCTACAGCCCAGCGTGGCCGCGCGCGCGCGCGCGCTGATCGACTCCGAACCCAACCGGCACGCGGTTGCTGCCGAGATCGCCACTGCCGATTGCCTGGCGGCCGACTACCCGGCGCTGCTGCGCCAGTATGGCCGCGAGTCGGCCCAGCTGGTGATCGTGCATCCGCCCTACTTCGACATCATCAAGTTCAGCGACGACCCGCGCGATCTCTCGAATGCCGCGTCGATCGCCGCGTTTCTGGCCATGTTCGGCACGCTGATCGATCGGGTGGCGCCGGTGCTCGACGCAGGGCGCTACCTTGCGCTGGTGATCGGCGATAAGTATGCCGGCGGCGAGTGGATTCCGCTGGGCTTCCAGGCGATGAACGAGGTGCTTAAGCGCGATTTCACGCTCAAGAGCATTGTGGTGAAGAACTTCGAGCAGACTGCCGGCAAACGCAACCAGCAAGAGCTCTGGAAGTACCGCGCGCTGGTTGGTGGCTTCTACGTGTTCAAGCACGAGTACATCTTCGTGTTTCGCAAGCGCTAG
- a CDS encoding alginate lyase family protein, which produces MLYLRSFFQRCARAAGWLLFMLVALGPFGAAHALPPAPAAPPAATPDSTLVFVPVATRPRTPIGMIIQPAELAATMAQYSQRIEPARSAVRSLLSNAAGALAEAPCAVATYSTAAGYDCLNRASENTYLLAIAYRLTGDPAYSTRAAAFARIWPATLTSVLPGDDQAQLDWSRLVPALIWGADLLAGAPGWGEADRQQLIGMLQQHALPLARAAAQRQNNWADAGNLLWLSIAVYAGLPAERTAAVASWKLKLDGVAQPGGAALTDSCADTDWIYGMCRDGSLTEENRRGGDGLAYNQGALSVKTVFAEIMRRQGDGSLYTYTTPRGVGLRDGWDFLAPKAVDAFAGTCSWPYTPDHCVGSANRSGWEIAYARWHAPAYLPVLAEHRPYTWSNWADPGYSTVLFANLNLAP; this is translated from the coding sequence GTGCTATATTTACGCAGTTTCTTCCAACGTTGTGCTCGCGCGGCCGGCTGGCTGCTGTTCATGCTGGTGGCCCTCGGCCCGTTCGGCGCGGCGCACGCGCTGCCGCCCGCCCCGGCCGCACCGCCGGCCGCCACACCCGATTCGACGCTGGTGTTCGTACCGGTGGCCACGCGGCCGCGCACGCCGATCGGCATGATCATCCAGCCGGCCGAGCTGGCTGCCACGATGGCGCAGTACAGCCAGCGCATCGAACCCGCCCGCAGCGCCGTCAGGTCGCTGCTCAGCAACGCCGCCGGTGCGCTGGCCGAGGCGCCTTGCGCGGTGGCTACCTATAGCACTGCTGCCGGCTACGATTGCCTGAACCGCGCCTCGGAGAACACCTACCTGCTGGCGATTGCCTACCGCCTGACCGGCGACCCGGCCTATAGCACCAGGGCCGCCGCGTTCGCGCGGATCTGGCCAGCCACGCTCACGAGTGTGCTGCCAGGCGACGACCAGGCCCAGCTCGATTGGAGCCGGCTGGTGCCGGCGCTGATCTGGGGTGCCGACCTGCTGGCTGGCGCGCCGGGATGGGGCGAGGCCGACCGCCAACAGCTGATCGGCATGCTCCAGCAGCACGCCCTGCCGCTGGCCAGGGCCGCGGCGCAGCGCCAGAACAACTGGGCCGACGCGGGCAACCTGCTCTGGCTAAGCATCGCCGTGTATGCCGGGCTGCCGGCCGAGCGTACGGCGGCAGTGGCCAGCTGGAAGCTCAAGCTCGACGGCGTGGCCCAGCCAGGCGGCGCCGCGCTCACCGACAGCTGTGCCGACACAGACTGGATCTACGGCATGTGCCGCGACGGCTCGCTGACCGAAGAGAATCGCCGCGGCGGCGATGGGCTGGCCTACAACCAGGGTGCGCTCAGCGTCAAGACCGTCTTCGCCGAGATCATGCGGCGGCAGGGCGATGGCTCGCTGTACACCTACACCACGCCGCGTGGCGTTGGCCTGCGCGATGGCTGGGATTTCCTGGCGCCAAAGGCTGTCGATGCCTTTGCCGGGACGTGTAGCTGGCCATACACGCCCGATCACTGCGTGGGCAGCGCCAACCGCTCGGGCTGGGAGATCGCCTACGCGCGCTGGCACGCGCCGGCCTACCTGCCGGTGTTGGCCGAGCACCGGCCCTACACCTGGTCGAACTGGGCCGACCCTGGCTACAGCACCGTGCTGTTCGCGAACCTGAATCTTGCGCCATAG
- a CDS encoding DUF2270 domain-containing protein: MATRTMTAAADEAPRRISAPEQPVIVAPAVRQLSAAEFNTAMVHLYRGEVGRANTWRMRLDGTTNWAVLTTGATLSFAFSSERNTHVMILINSLLIFYFLYIEARRYMFYDLWRTRVRLMETEFFAEMLTPEREEELENWRQILAGDLLHPRFSITLRQALGRRLGRNYIWIFAVLVISWCVKIVIHPHTPATLGELVERMRIGPIPPWFVLLAGVLFNSFLMALLLTSRERSSDETPSRHETRQRMTGDRPTP, translated from the coding sequence GTGGCTACGCGCACCATGACCGCCGCTGCCGACGAAGCGCCCAGGCGGATCAGTGCGCCCGAGCAGCCTGTGATCGTCGCGCCGGCCGTGCGCCAGCTCAGCGCGGCCGAGTTCAACACGGCCATGGTGCATCTGTATCGCGGCGAGGTTGGCCGTGCCAACACCTGGCGCATGCGCCTCGACGGCACTACCAACTGGGCCGTGCTCACCACCGGCGCCACGCTCTCGTTTGCCTTCAGCAGCGAGCGAAACACCCACGTGATGATCCTGATCAACTCGCTGTTGATCTTCTACTTTTTGTACATCGAGGCCCGCCGCTACATGTTCTACGACCTGTGGCGCACGCGGGTGCGGCTGATGGAGACCGAGTTCTTCGCCGAGATGCTCACCCCCGAGCGCGAGGAAGAGCTCGAGAACTGGCGCCAGATCCTGGCCGGCGATCTGCTGCACCCGCGCTTCAGCATCACGCTGCGGCAGGCACTTGGCCGCCGGCTGGGCCGCAACTATATCTGGATCTTTGCCGTGCTGGTGATTAGCTGGTGTGTCAAGATCGTGATTCACCCGCATACGCCCGCGACCCTGGGCGAGCTGGTTGAGCGCATGCGCATCGGCCCCATCCCGCCCTGGTTTGTGCTGCTCGCCGGTGTGCTGTTCAACAGCTTCCTGATGGCGCTGCTGCTTACCAGCCGCGAGCGTAGCAGCGACGAGACGCCCTCGCGCCACGAGACGCGCCAGCGTATGACCGGCGATCGGCCCACGCCATAG
- a CDS encoding IS982 family transposase: protein MITDFDDFCTWMFVLIDDIWQVIGPLYRRPGPVSDCSDSELLTMAIVGECREWDKETNLIGEWQNYRHLFPVIPERTRFNRRRRNLMGAIDHLRRMVLRVLDVAQDGQCVIDSLPVPVVQFHLVPASTGDWDAHGAAFGRCATKKQTIYGYRLHLLITLGGAIVDFELTSANADDRDAARDMLPSHPGLTVIGDKGYISAELAAQLWEQYRIRLLTLPRANQHDQLPPEVRRLINQVRQIIETVNDQLTEQFQIETNHAQSFWGLCARLSTKLTAHTLCLYLNRLLGNPEWLRIKALAFPNIRA, encoded by the coding sequence ATGATAACCGATTTTGATGACTTCTGCACCTGGATGTTCGTGCTGATTGACGACATCTGGCAGGTGATCGGCCCCTTGTACCGCCGACCCGGTCCGGTAAGTGATTGTTCGGATAGTGAACTGCTGACTATGGCGATTGTCGGCGAGTGCCGGGAATGGGATAAGGAGACCAATCTGATTGGCGAGTGGCAAAATTATCGGCATCTGTTCCCCGTCATTCCTGAGCGAACACGCTTCAATCGGCGCCGTCGCAATTTGATGGGGGCGATCGATCACCTGCGCCGCATGGTGCTGCGGGTGCTGGATGTGGCGCAGGACGGGCAATGCGTCATTGACAGCTTGCCCGTGCCGGTGGTGCAGTTCCATCTGGTGCCGGCTTCGACGGGCGACTGGGATGCCCACGGTGCCGCGTTTGGGCGGTGTGCCACGAAAAAGCAGACCATTTATGGCTATCGGTTGCACCTGCTGATTACGCTTGGCGGCGCGATCGTGGACTTCGAACTGACCAGTGCCAATGCCGATGACCGCGATGCTGCCCGCGACATGTTGCCCTCCCATCCAGGGTTGACGGTGATTGGCGATAAAGGCTACATCAGTGCCGAATTGGCCGCACAGTTGTGGGAGCAGTACCGGATTCGCTTGCTGACATTGCCACGGGCCAATCAGCACGACCAACTCCCGCCGGAGGTGCGGCGGCTGATCAATCAAGTCCGCCAGATTATTGAGACGGTGAATGATCAACTGACCGAGCAATTCCAGATTGAGACCAATCACGCACAGAGCTTTTGGGGGCTGTGTGCGCGCTTGTCCACCAAGTTGACCGCCCATACGTTGTGTCTCTATCTCAATCGGTTGCTTGGCAACCCGGAATGGTTGCGCATTAAGGCACTCGCATTTCCGAACATCCGTGCGTAA
- a CDS encoding extracellular solute-binding protein — protein sequence MLSAILAACGAATPAASPTAAPAAAEPTAAAAAPTAAAAAPTAAAAAGGSAAGNPLNVAAGEIDGAFFAGGFGDDYIKYAGKLVETAHPGVTVKIQSIQKVTEALQPRFIAGNPPDVIDNSGANMIPMTDLVAEEQLLDLAPLLAAPAFDTPGKTFGDTLYPGSQTSAIFGGKQYGINIAFTISGIWYSKPAFEKAGYTYPKTWADMLTLCEQIKKEGKASPWTYQGKYPY from the coding sequence ATGCTGAGCGCGATCCTGGCGGCGTGTGGCGCCGCAACGCCGGCCGCCAGCCCGACGGCGGCCCCGGCGGCGGCTGAGCCGACGGCAGCGGCGGCGGCGCCCACCGCAGCAGCGGCGGCACCTACCGCAGCGGCAGCGGCGGGCGGCTCGGCGGCGGGCAACCCGCTCAACGTAGCGGCAGGCGAGATCGACGGCGCGTTCTTCGCCGGCGGCTTCGGCGACGACTACATCAAATACGCCGGCAAGCTGGTCGAGACGGCCCACCCCGGCGTCACGGTCAAGATCCAGAGCATCCAGAAGGTCACCGAGGCGCTGCAGCCGCGCTTCATCGCCGGCAACCCGCCCGACGTGATCGACAACTCGGGTGCGAACATGATCCCCATGACCGACCTGGTGGCGGAAGAGCAGCTGCTCGACCTGGCACCGCTGCTGGCCGCGCCGGCATTCGACACCCCCGGCAAGACCTTTGGCGACACACTGTACCCCGGCTCGCAGACCAGCGCGATCTTCGGCGGCAAGCAGTATGGCATCAACATCGCCTTCACCATCTCGGGTATCTGGTACTCGAAGCCGGCGTTCGAGAAGGCCGGCTACACCTACCCGAAGACCTGGGCCGACATGCTGACGCTGTGCGAGCAGATCAAGAAGGAAGGCAAGGCCTCGCCCTGGACCTACCAGGGCAAATACCCCTACTAG
- a CDS encoding zinc-ribbon domain containing protein, with product MSYADKTITCRDCGMDFVFTSGEQEFYAQKGFTNEPTRCPSCRQARKASGGGRSSYGDDSYGNRGGGYSSGTREMHTTVCASCGKEAKVPFQPRGDKPVYCSDCFQQQRRSSARW from the coding sequence ATGAGCTACGCGGACAAAACCATCACATGTCGGGATTGCGGAATGGATTTCGTGTTCACTTCGGGCGAGCAGGAATTCTACGCGCAGAAGGGTTTCACCAACGAGCCGACGCGCTGCCCATCGTGCCGGCAGGCGCGCAAGGCCTCGGGCGGCGGGCGCAGCAGCTACGGCGACGATAGCTACGGGAATCGGGGCGGCGGCTACAGCAGCGGCACGCGCGAGATGCATACAACCGTGTGCGCGTCGTGCGGGAAAGAGGCCAAAGTGCCGTTCCAGCCGCGCGGCGACAAGCCGGTGTACTGCTCGGATTGCTTCCAGCAGCAGCGCCGCTCGAGCGCACGCTGGTAG
- a CDS encoding sulfurtransferase codes for MAVEPLVSPAWLAARLGNPAVRPVDLRWYLTEPGRGRAEYDLAHIPGAPYLDLDADLAAPRGQGPGRHPLPGPAHFAAAAGRAGIGMATHVVAYDASGGAYAARLWWLLRYFGHERVSLLDGGWPAWQAAGYPAEQAAPAIAPASFVALARPWMVVGATAVDALRRDPRALVLDARAAERYEGRVEPIDPQAGHIPGARSAPFAANLRSDGRMRSADELRAHYHALGADAADTVVCYCGSGVTAAHTIFALQLAGRTDALLYEGSWSDWSSDPARPVATGAEAG; via the coding sequence ATGGCTGTTGAGCCGCTGGTTTCGCCCGCATGGCTGGCGGCACGCCTGGGCAACCCGGCTGTGCGCCCGGTCGACCTGCGCTGGTATCTGACCGAGCCGGGCCGTGGGCGTGCCGAGTATGATCTGGCACACATCCCCGGCGCGCCCTACCTCGATCTCGACGCCGATCTGGCCGCGCCGCGCGGCCAGGGGCCGGGCCGCCACCCACTGCCTGGCCCGGCGCACTTTGCCGCCGCCGCCGGGCGCGCCGGCATCGGCATGGCCACGCATGTGGTGGCCTACGATGCCAGTGGCGGCGCGTATGCGGCCCGGCTGTGGTGGCTGCTGCGCTACTTTGGCCACGAGCGCGTGTCGCTGCTCGACGGCGGCTGGCCGGCCTGGCAGGCGGCCGGCTACCCGGCCGAGCAGGCTGCACCGGCAATTGCGCCGGCCTCATTTGTGGCGCTGGCCCGCCCGTGGATGGTCGTCGGTGCCACAGCGGTCGATGCGCTGCGGCGCGACCCGCGCGCGCTGGTGCTCGACGCGCGCGCCGCCGAGCGCTACGAGGGCCGCGTCGAGCCGATCGATCCGCAGGCTGGGCACATCCCTGGCGCGCGCTCGGCGCCGTTCGCCGCCAATCTGCGCAGCGATGGCCGCATGCGCAGCGCCGACGAGCTGCGGGCGCACTACCACGCCCTCGGCGCCGATGCGGCCGATACAGTGGTGTGCTACTGCGGCTCGGGTGTTACTGCCGCGCACACGATCTTCGCGCTTCAGCTGGCCGGCCGCACCGACGCGCTGCTCTACGAAGGCTCGTGGAGCGATTGGTCGAGCGATCCGGCCCGCCCGGTGGCCACCGGCGCCGAGGCCGGCTGA
- a CDS encoding DNA adenine methylase, whose protein sequence is MTQSAMAIEATAAVRPFVKWAGGKGQLLPELSRRLPRQFHRYHEPFVGGAALFFHLHNAGRLRHGAVLSDFNPELVLCYQVVRDDPEQLIVALRQHERYRLDREYFMDVRSWDRRPDFAQRSPVERAARMIFLNRTCYNGLYRLNNKGQFNAPFGYYKNPLICDPENMRAASTALKNTELLVGDFGDAAARAAPGDLVYFDPPYVPMSATASFTHYTGQTFGPNDQRRLAHLFDDLMARGVYVMLSNSHTPLSRELYAAHAVSTSIVFASRKINCDGRKRGSVEELIVCGYTPGG, encoded by the coding sequence ATGACTCAGTCCGCGATGGCGATCGAGGCCACCGCTGCGGTGCGCCCATTTGTGAAGTGGGCCGGCGGCAAAGGCCAGTTACTGCCCGAACTCTCACGGCGCCTGCCGCGCCAGTTTCACCGCTATCACGAGCCATTCGTAGGTGGGGCCGCGCTGTTCTTTCACCTGCACAACGCCGGGCGCCTGCGCCATGGCGCGGTGCTGAGCGACTTCAACCCCGAGCTGGTGCTATGCTACCAGGTTGTGCGCGACGACCCCGAGCAGCTGATCGTGGCGCTGCGCCAGCACGAGCGCTACCGGCTCGACCGCGAGTATTTTATGGATGTGCGCAGCTGGGATCGCCGGCCCGACTTCGCGCAACGCAGCCCGGTCGAGCGCGCCGCCCGCATGATCTTCCTGAATCGCACCTGCTACAATGGCCTGTACCGCCTGAATAACAAAGGCCAGTTCAACGCGCCGTTCGGCTACTACAAGAACCCGCTGATCTGCGACCCCGAAAACATGCGCGCCGCCAGCACCGCGCTCAAGAACACCGAGCTGCTCGTGGGCGATTTCGGCGATGCAGCGGCCCGCGCCGCGCCGGGTGATCTGGTGTACTTCGACCCACCGTATGTGCCGATGAGCGCCACTGCCTCGTTCACGCACTACACTGGCCAGACCTTCGGCCCCAACGATCAGCGCCGGCTGGCGCACCTGTTCGATGACCTGATGGCGCGCGGGGTGTATGTGATGCTCAGCAACTCGCACACGCCGCTCTCGCGCGAGCTGTATGCGGCCCACGCCGTCAGCACCTCGATCGTCTTCGCCAGCCGCAAGATCAACTGCGATGGGCGTAAGCGCGGCAGTGTCGAAGAGCTGATTGTGTGCGGGTATACGCCAGGCGGCTGA